In Ignavibacteriales bacterium, the genomic stretch TATTCGTTTATTAAACAAGTTTACTTTTGTTGTATTAACAAGATGATTTTATTTTCGATAATTAGATATAAAACAATATATTTACGGTGGCTGTTATTATTAAAAAACCTTTATGAAAATCAAATTATTCCTATTATTGTTTGAAGCTTGCGTAATTGTCAATTCATTTGCTCAAACGATTATCGAAAACAAAATAGATAGTCTTTTGAACAAAATTCCCACACTTGTTGGTACAAAGAAAGTAGATGCTATTACAAATCTTGCAGAATGCTATTCAAAGGTCCAACCATCAGAAGGAATGAAATGGATAGATAACGGATTGGAGTTTTCCAGAAAGTTGAATTATAAAAAGGGAGAATCTGATTTATTACTCGAATTAGGTACGGTTCAGTACAATTTTCATAAATACTACAATGCATATGATAATTTTCAGACTGCATATGTTATAAAAAAGTCAATTGCGGATAATAATGGAATTGCCAGGTCCTTGAATTTTTTAGGGATGACAGATATCTGTTTAGGTGATTATGAAAAAGCCATTGAGCATAATTTTGAAGCAGTAAAAGTATCAGAAAGTATTGGCGATAAAAAGAATTTAGCAACCGGTTATAATTTTATCGGCATTACAAATTATATACTTAATGATAATCAAAAAGCAATAAAATATATGCAGAATGCTTTGAGAGTTTCCAGCCAAATTAATGATCTGGAAGGAATTGCATTATCTTATGAGCATCTTGGTTTTGTTTTTATACGCAGCCATAATTTTGATAGAGCTTTAAGCTACAACGAAAAATCTTTAGCAATTAGAAAAATGCTGGGTGATAGATTTGGAATTGCAGCCATTTATGATAACCTGGGAATTATTAATAGAGAAAAAGGATCACAGAATAAAGCATTAGAATATCTTCAGCAATCGCTTAAAATAAAGCAGGAGCTTGGTGATTTAAAAGGAGTTGGGAATACTTATACCGATATTGGTAGCGTTTATTTAAAACTAAACAACTTTAAACAGGCACTAGACTATTTTTTTAAATCAGTCGAAACCAGGAAAAGTTATTACGATTTAAGGGGCATTATTTCTTCATATCAAAAAATTTCAGAAGCTTTTGAGAAAAAAGGTGATTATAAAAACGCACTTCAATATCAAAAACTTTTTAAAGCTTATAGTGATTCAATGGTCACTGAAAAAAATGGCGGCGTAATTGCGGAAGTTCAGGTTAAATACGAAACCGACAAAAAAGAAAAGGAATTGAACATACTTCAGAAAGATTCTATAATTGATAAAAACTGGCGAATTTTTTTAATAATTGTTATTGTTTTAATTACTAGTTTGGCAGGCGTAACGTTTTCGGCATATTTCTCTAAACGAAAATCTCTAAATGTATTAAAAGAAAAAAATAAAGAAATAAACTCTCAGAAAGAGCAGTTGCAGTTGTTAAATAGAGAATTGACTAACCTAAATTCTGATAAAGATAAACTGTTCGGAATTATAGCCCACGACCTAAGAAGCCCTTTTACTTCTTTAATCGGTCTTTCTCAATTTCTATCAGAAGATTATGAATCTCTTACCAGTGATGAAATTAAAAATTATTCTTTTGGTATAAACGATTCAGCAAAAAAAGTTTTTGAATTGCTCGAAAACTTACTCAACTGGTCAAGATTGAATCTGGGAGGAATTGAATTTAATCCAGAAATAATTGAAGTAAATAAAATTGTAGAAGATGTAATCGGTTTATTTAAATCAAATGCTATAAATAAAAATTTGAACTTGATAAACGAAATTAAGTTTGAGCAAAAAGTTTTTGCAGATAAAGAAATGGTACATCTAATATTTCGCAACTTGATTTCAAATGCAATAAAATATAGCTGTAACGATGGAAAAATAATTATATCTTCAATTTCAAAAAATAAACACAAAGAATTTTCCGTTAAAGATTTTGGCGTTGGGATCGGACCAGAAGAAATGGGTAAAGTCTTTACCTCCAGGTTAGAATCGAGCAACGGTACTGCGAAGGAAAAAGGAACAGGATTAGGATTATTGTTGTGCAAAGAAATGGTTGAGAAATGTAGCGGTGAAATTTGGGTTAAAAGTGATTTAGAGTCAGGCAGTACATTCACCTTTACACTTCCATCGGGGAATTAATATTAATCATTCAATTTACTTTGCTATGAAACTGCTTTTCTCCAGCATTAAATTTTCAATTTCGTCAATTTCTTTTGGAGCTTTAGATGAAAGAACTTGGCAGCTATTATTTGTGATTACAACAGTATCTTCTATACGGATACCAATGTTTTTATATTTTTCAACGTTAGGTTTAACCTTAATTATAAATTCCTCTAATTCGTTTTTATTAACTTTATATCCATAAAATTCTTTTAGGTTGATCAAAACATTTTCACTAACATAAATACCAGGTTCAATAGTAAAAACCATTCCGGGTTCAACCAGTCGTCCTATGGGATCGCTATAATTTACATCGCCAACATCATGAACGTCCAAACCGACATAATGACTAATACCATGAGGCATCCAGATATCCGTTTGCCAGCTTTTTGTTTTATCGAATATTAAGCCAAGATTGAATAATCCATCGGTTATAATATTTTTAGCATGGTTCTGAATTTCATTGAATCCAATGCCAGGTTTTGCATAATCTATCGTTTCATTTAATGCATGCAGTACAATTTCATAAATATCTTTTTGTTCTGTAGAAAATTTTCCATTAGCCGGAATTGTGCGTGTAATATCTGAAGCATAATTATTATATTCAGATCCCAAATCCATAACAACAACATCATTTTTCTCCAACTTTCTGTTACCGGCTTCGTAATGTAGTATTGTTGAATTTATTCCTGAACCAACAATTGATGGAAATGCAGTGTATTGGGCTCCATCTTTTTTAAATATGTATTCGATTATTGCAGCCAGCTCAATTTCCATAATGTTTGGTTTGGCTGCCTTCATTGCTTCAATTTGTGCTTCCGCTGTAATATCGCACGCAGTTTTTATCAATGAAATTTCTTCGGGACTTTTAATAACTCTCATCTCCGCAATAATCTTATTCACATTTAAGTTTTCTTTGTTCAGATTGCCATTCGCTTTTTTATATAAACTATCAATAAGTTTAACAAAATCTTTGTCGGAAGTATTAAGATAAATTTTATTTTTTCCTTTTAAATAACTGGTCAACGTTTTTTCAAACAAACCGATTCCAAAGGCAGTATCAGCGTCAAAATTTTTTATGGCACCTTCAATTCCAGATCTTGCGCCCATCCATGCTTCCATCATTAAATTTTTTTGGCGAACGAACATAACAAACTTTTTATTTTCCCCTGGAATTAATAGCAATGCTGAACCTGGTTCTTCAAATCCAGTTAAATAATAGAAATCACTATTTTGTCTAAACTGAAAATCAACATCACCATTTCTGTTGGCAACCTTTGCCCCTTTAATTATGGCAATCCCGCCATCCATTTTACTAAGAAGAGATTCTCTTCGATTTTTAAAAGTGGTTTTATCGCTTAATTGAGGATAATAGTTGATAAACGGAATGATGATTAGAAAATTTAAAATCACCAAAAAAGGATTGACCGGATTTCTATTCCACATTTTATTTTCCTAAAAATTTACCAATAACGAATAATTTTTGAATCATATTTAATGAACTCATTGTTTAAAATCCATATAAATATTCTATTGATTAGTATAATATTTTCAAAATTATTTTGAATAGTAAAGAAAAATTTTAAAATTGTGGTGTAACAAATATTTAATTGCTAATGGATTTTAAAGATTACTACAAAATATTGGGAGTGGGTAAAACCGCTACGCAAGATGAGATAAGGAAAGCTTATCGCAAGTTGGCTAAACGTTTTCATCCGGATAAGAACCAGGGGGATAAATCCTCCGAAGAGAAGTTTAAGGAAATTAATGAAGCTAATGAAGTGCTTAGCGATCCTGATAAAAGAAAAAAATATGATCGATTAGGTTCAAATTGGAATAATTCTCAATTTGCAGGCAGCGACTTTGATAATTGGTTTAAGAATCAATCATCTTCCAGAAATAAAAGTTCTGACTTTTCAGGAAATTTTAAAGATATTTTTGAAGATTATGGCGGATTTTCTGATCTGTTCGAAAATTTTATGGGTGGTAGAACAAGAACATCGCGTGTGCGGGTGCGTAAAGGTGCTGATTATGAAGCAGCACTTCATATTTCTTTGGAAGAAGCTTTCTCTGGAATAGAAAAACAGATTACCGTGGATGGTAGAACTTTGAAAGTGAAAATTAATCCTGGAATTGAAGACGGGAAAAAACTTCGATTGAAAAATCAGGGTGCCTCTGGCTTAGGTGGCGGTGATAAGGGTGATTTATATTTAACTATTCATATTGGTAAACAATCGTTGTTTGAAAGAAAGGGGAATGATCTTTACCTTACATTAAACGTCGATTTGTTCACTGCAATACTTGGTGGAAAAAAACAAATAAAAACTCTTGATGGAAAAACGATTAGTATCGATATTCCGAAAGAAACAGAGAATGGAAAATTATTAAGGATTAAAGGAATGGGTTTTAGGGATTATGATAATAATTCATTTCGTGGTGATTTGTTTATCAAAATTAACATAACTATTCCCCAAAACTTGTCTCATGAAGAAATTAAGTTATTCAATAAATTAGCTGAATTGAGAAAGGGAAAACTAAATTGATATTTAATATTCACAATTTTTAAGTTTCGCCAAGATATCTTTAACACTTACTAATTGTTTTCCTTCTTCACAAAAAACGGTCTTGTAAAAGTTACACTCTAAGCAATTTCCATATTTAACAGCAAATGTTCCTTGAATTTTGCCACCACAAAAAGTACCTGAAATTGGCCAGCAACATCTACCGCCATTTTGCCCTGAATTTATTCCATTCAAACGCACTTCTGTGGAAGCAGGACATTCCCGATAATCTTTTACCTTTACTCCACCAGGTTGCCGCCCACAATTTTTAATTTCCCAGCAATTAGATTTTGCCATCATTTAATTCCGTATATATAACTAAAGTCTATTATCGATTAAAAAGTAAAAAATTTTAGCACGCGAATAATAAGATTTAAATAATACCTGCCCGCCAATCAAATTTAGAAAAGCAATCAAGTTTGATTGTAAAACATCTCCTTTATAAATAAAAATAATTATCAGTTTTTAAGTTTTGCCAAAATATCTCTTACACCCATTAGCTGTTTTCCTTCATCGTTTAGAACGGATTTATAAAAAGCACATTCTAAACAATTACCAAGTTTAGTAGCAAAGGATCCCTGTACTTTACCACCGCATAAAGTGCCAGTAATTGCCCAGCAAGATCTTCCACCATTTTTCCCCGAATTAATATCATTCAACCGCACTTCAGTTGAAGCTGGGCATATTCCAAAATCTTTAATTTTTATGCCACCAGGCTGCCGCCCGCAATTTTTTATTTCCCAACAATTTGATTTAGCCATGTATAACTCCGCATTTATAGTTAAGTAAATTATCGAGTAAAAAGTATAAAAATTAAGTACTGGAATAAGTACACTGAAAGAACATTCCTTTGTTATTCAATTTGAGGAAAATACGCAGGAATTAGATTGTAAAATATCTCATTTAAAATTTATATATTTCCCCATCAGAAATTTACAGCTATATGAAAATTATAGATAAACAAGAAATATATTTTGAAAAGTTTAGAAGTAATATAGTCGGGTATAATCAACACTTCCAAACCCCTTTTGGTAAAAAAAGAATTGTATATGCCGACTGGATTGCCAGTGGCAGGTTATACAAACCCATCGAAAGAATAATGCTGGAAAGATTCGGTCCGTTTGTTGGCAACACACATTCGGAATCAAGTATAACCGGTTTAACAATGACAAGAGCTTACCATGCTGCTCACGAAATGATTAAGAATCATGTAAATGCAGGAACTGACGATGTAATAATAACCGCCGGATTTGGAATGACTACTGTTATTAATAAATTCCAACGCATTTTAGGACTTGCGGTACCAGAACAAGTTAAGGATTGCATAAATCTAAAAGGGGACGATAAACCGGTTGTTTTTCTTACACACATGGAACATCATTCAAATCATACTAACTGGCTTCCAACTCTGGCAGAAGTAGTTGTACTAGAACCGGATGCTGATGGTTTAGTTGATCTTAACAAACTTCATCATCAATTAAACAAATTTAAAAATAGAAAAATTAAGATTGGTTCTTTTACTTCTTGTTCAAATGTTACAGGTATTCGAACTCCATATCATCAAATGGCAAAATTGATGCACGAATATGGAGGCGTTTGTTTTATTGACTTTGCTGCTTCTGCACCTTATGATGAAATCAATATGCATCCTAAGGACCAACTTGAAAAATTAGATGCAATATTTTTTTCACCGCACAAATTTTTAGGTGGACCAGGAACACCAGGCGTAATAGTATTCGATTCTAAACTTTATGATAGAA encodes the following:
- a CDS encoding aminotransferase class V-fold PLP-dependent enzyme; its protein translation is MKIIDKQEIYFEKFRSNIVGYNQHFQTPFGKKRIVYADWIASGRLYKPIERIMLERFGPFVGNTHSESSITGLTMTRAYHAAHEMIKNHVNAGTDDVIITAGFGMTTVINKFQRILGLAVPEQVKDCINLKGDDKPVVFLTHMEHHSNHTNWLPTLAEVVVLEPDADGLVDLNKLHHQLNKFKNRKIKIGSFTSCSNVTGIRTPYHQMAKLMHEYGGVCFIDFAASAPYDEINMHPKDQLEKLDAIFFSPHKFLGGPGTPGVIVFDSKLYDRKTPDQPGGGTVDWTNPWGKYRFLNDIEIREDGGTPGFLQTIKAALCIQLKNEMNVKNMQVREKELLKIAFKEFKKIPSLHILANNVEERMGIISFYVENVHYNLVVKLLNDRYGVQVRGGCSCAGTYGHYLLHIGPQLSKKITTQIDHGDLSAKPGWVRLSLHPTTTNDELFFITGAIKELVENIDKLKADYQYSPTKNIFYNINSREDKVQSNKLFNLD
- a CDS encoding J domain-containing protein, producing MDFKDYYKILGVGKTATQDEIRKAYRKLAKRFHPDKNQGDKSSEEKFKEINEANEVLSDPDKRKKYDRLGSNWNNSQFAGSDFDNWFKNQSSSRNKSSDFSGNFKDIFEDYGGFSDLFENFMGGRTRTSRVRVRKGADYEAALHISLEEAFSGIEKQITVDGRTLKVKINPGIEDGKKLRLKNQGASGLGGGDKGDLYLTIHIGKQSLFERKGNDLYLTLNVDLFTAILGGKKQIKTLDGKTISIDIPKETENGKLLRIKGMGFRDYDNNSFRGDLFIKINITIPQNLSHEEIKLFNKLAELRKGKLN
- a CDS encoding tetratricopeptide repeat-containing sensor histidine kinase yields the protein MKIKLFLLLFEACVIVNSFAQTIIENKIDSLLNKIPTLVGTKKVDAITNLAECYSKVQPSEGMKWIDNGLEFSRKLNYKKGESDLLLELGTVQYNFHKYYNAYDNFQTAYVIKKSIADNNGIARSLNFLGMTDICLGDYEKAIEHNFEAVKVSESIGDKKNLATGYNFIGITNYILNDNQKAIKYMQNALRVSSQINDLEGIALSYEHLGFVFIRSHNFDRALSYNEKSLAIRKMLGDRFGIAAIYDNLGIINREKGSQNKALEYLQQSLKIKQELGDLKGVGNTYTDIGSVYLKLNNFKQALDYFFKSVETRKSYYDLRGIISSYQKISEAFEKKGDYKNALQYQKLFKAYSDSMVTEKNGGVIAEVQVKYETDKKEKELNILQKDSIIDKNWRIFLIIVIVLITSLAGVTFSAYFSKRKSLNVLKEKNKEINSQKEQLQLLNRELTNLNSDKDKLFGIIAHDLRSPFTSLIGLSQFLSEDYESLTSDEIKNYSFGINDSAKKVFELLENLLNWSRLNLGGIEFNPEIIEVNKIVEDVIGLFKSNAINKNLNLINEIKFEQKVFADKEMVHLIFRNLISNAIKYSCNDGKIIISSISKNKHKEFSVKDFGVGIGPEEMGKVFTSRLESSNGTAKEKGTGLGLLLCKEMVEKCSGEIWVKSDLESGSTFTFTLPSGN
- a CDS encoding aminopeptidase P N-terminal domain-containing protein, which codes for MWNRNPVNPFLVILNFLIIIPFINYYPQLSDKTTFKNRRESLLSKMDGGIAIIKGAKVANRNGDVDFQFRQNSDFYYLTGFEEPGSALLLIPGENKKFVMFVRQKNLMMEAWMGARSGIEGAIKNFDADTAFGIGLFEKTLTSYLKGKNKIYLNTSDKDFVKLIDSLYKKANGNLNKENLNVNKIIAEMRVIKSPEEISLIKTACDITAEAQIEAMKAAKPNIMEIELAAIIEYIFKKDGAQYTAFPSIVGSGINSTILHYEAGNRKLEKNDVVVMDLGSEYNNYASDITRTIPANGKFSTEQKDIYEIVLHALNETIDYAKPGIGFNEIQNHAKNIITDGLFNLGLIFDKTKSWQTDIWMPHGISHYVGLDVHDVGDVNYSDPIGRLVEPGMVFTIEPGIYVSENVLINLKEFYGYKVNKNELEEFIIKVKPNVEKYKNIGIRIEDTVVITNNSCQVLSSKAPKEIDEIENLMLEKSSFIAK